In Periplaneta americana isolate PAMFEO1 chromosome 3, P.americana_PAMFEO1_priV1, whole genome shotgun sequence, the following are encoded in one genomic region:
- the LOC138696774 gene encoding A-kinase anchor protein 7-like isoform X1 yields MDNQDSVIYEELSMLNILLEDDNESKSSGESQCSQKRKASDDLNDTSCKQRKKDKSVKSNHKRRKKKYKTSTCDPNERKMILRPNYFVGIQVSNPEIHQVVKMVQEVILSKEPALRTTLSSIPTLHITLAATHLRDIEHVNRAAEMVEKCVSDYKEFFSKSTSLHFSGLHTFGDKVLFAGIQQGDVLEEVALMAKDLEVSFQELTGFATKKGFKPHLTILKLSKDLRLRKKGISKISSNLYSDISNTVFGTQTVKGIQLLSMNKPKDENGYYFCSHQVTFDVSCSESNDHTECCKKPLSVKPELKNVSDLKQTLKEDKNIIKRRFHSLSMAGLSSVFGSANEPPVQRDSLLKTLLIIGAVTGAIIAIVRGMSSNK; encoded by the exons ATGGATAATCAAGATAGCGTTATATATGAAGAACTTTCAATGTTGAATATTTTACTTGAAGACGATAATGAGTCAAAGTCCTCAGGGGAAAGTCAGTGTTCCCAGAAACGAAAAGCAAGTGATGATTTGAATGACACTTCTTGTAAGCAGCGTAAAAAG GATAAATCagtgaaaagtaatcataaacgaagaaagaaaaaatataaaacatctaCCTGTGAtccaaatgaaagaaaaatgattCTTCGGCCAAATTACTTCGTAGGAATTCAAGTATCAAATCCTGAG ATTCATCAGGTCGTGAAAATGGTGCAAGAAGTAATCCTGAGCAAAGAACCAGCTTTGCGGACTACTCTGTCGTCAATTCCCACACTTCATATAACATTAGCTGCAACTCATCTGCGGGACATAGAACATGTTAACAG GGCAGCTGAAATGGTGGAAAAATGTGTTTCTGACTATAAAGAATTCTTCAGTAAATCTACTTCTCTGCATTTCTCAGGTCTTCACACATTTGGAGATAAA GTTCTGTTtgctggaattcaacaaggagaCGTACTGGAGGAAGTAGCGTTGATGGCCAAAGATCTAGAAGTTTCATTTCAAGAACTGACTGGTTTTGCAACTAAGAAGGGTTTTAAACCTCACCTGACAATTCTGAAATTGTCGAAGGATCTCAGACTTAGGAAAAAG GGTATCTCAAAAATCTCTAGTAATTTATATTCAGACATCTCCAACACGGTGTTTGGAACACAGACAGTGAAAGGAATTCAGCTTCTGTCTATGAATAAGCCGAAAGATGAAAATGGCTACTACTTCTGCAGTCACCAAGTTACATTTG ATGTATCCTGCTCTGAATCAAATGACCACACTGAGTGCTGCAAGAAACCTTTGTCAGTGAAGCCAGAGTTGAAAAATGTGTCTGATCTTAAACAGACTCTGAAGGAAGACAAAAACATAATTAAACGAAGATTCCACTCCTTGAGTATGGCTGGACTATCCTCAGTATTTGGAAGTGCCAATGAACCCCCAGTCCAGAGAGATTCACTATTAAAGACGTTGCTCATTATTGGTGCTGTAACTGGAGCCATTATAGCTATTGTACGAGGAATGTCTTCAAataagtag
- the LOC138696774 gene encoding A-kinase anchor protein 7-like isoform X2: MILRPNYFVGIQVSNPEIHQVVKMVQEVILSKEPALRTTLSSIPTLHITLAATHLRDIEHVNRAAEMVEKCVSDYKEFFSKSTSLHFSGLHTFGDKVLFAGIQQGDVLEEVALMAKDLEVSFQELTGFATKKGFKPHLTILKLSKDLRLRKKGISKISSNLYSDISNTVFGTQTVKGIQLLSMNKPKDENGYYFCSHQVTFDVSCSESNDHTECCKKPLSVKPELKNVSDLKQTLKEDKNIIKRRFHSLSMAGLSSVFGSANEPPVQRDSLLKTLLIIGAVTGAIIAIVRGMSSNK; the protein is encoded by the exons atgattCTTCGGCCAAATTACTTCGTAGGAATTCAAGTATCAAATCCTGAG ATTCATCAGGTCGTGAAAATGGTGCAAGAAGTAATCCTGAGCAAAGAACCAGCTTTGCGGACTACTCTGTCGTCAATTCCCACACTTCATATAACATTAGCTGCAACTCATCTGCGGGACATAGAACATGTTAACAG GGCAGCTGAAATGGTGGAAAAATGTGTTTCTGACTATAAAGAATTCTTCAGTAAATCTACTTCTCTGCATTTCTCAGGTCTTCACACATTTGGAGATAAA GTTCTGTTtgctggaattcaacaaggagaCGTACTGGAGGAAGTAGCGTTGATGGCCAAAGATCTAGAAGTTTCATTTCAAGAACTGACTGGTTTTGCAACTAAGAAGGGTTTTAAACCTCACCTGACAATTCTGAAATTGTCGAAGGATCTCAGACTTAGGAAAAAG GGTATCTCAAAAATCTCTAGTAATTTATATTCAGACATCTCCAACACGGTGTTTGGAACACAGACAGTGAAAGGAATTCAGCTTCTGTCTATGAATAAGCCGAAAGATGAAAATGGCTACTACTTCTGCAGTCACCAAGTTACATTTG ATGTATCCTGCTCTGAATCAAATGACCACACTGAGTGCTGCAAGAAACCTTTGTCAGTGAAGCCAGAGTTGAAAAATGTGTCTGATCTTAAACAGACTCTGAAGGAAGACAAAAACATAATTAAACGAAGATTCCACTCCTTGAGTATGGCTGGACTATCCTCAGTATTTGGAAGTGCCAATGAACCCCCAGTCCAGAGAGATTCACTATTAAAGACGTTGCTCATTATTGGTGCTGTAACTGGAGCCATTATAGCTATTGTACGAGGAATGTCTTCAAataagtag